The Castor canadensis chromosome 8, mCasCan1.hap1v2, whole genome shotgun sequence genome contains a region encoding:
- the LOC141425908 gene encoding uncharacterized protein, which produces MGRGGQAVGLAAGSGGQACGASGCQGQRAAWSGGRCVRLRAWGGGGQAVGLAAGSGGQAGSGRYVGLRVAGVRFTVRQVVSSGVRRAVHRAGVEGGGEVQACSASGGWDEAGGGRTAGGVGQAGGAAGGWDEACGASGCRRGQACGASGGRGQAGGAADGGDQACENLQIIFCGMDSSEDLRNQSGHLKPELSFLSMLSAFSARNSFRKTRTTKL; this is translated from the exons ATGGGGAGGGGCGGTCAGGCAGTGGGTCTGGCTGCGGGCAGCGGGGGTCAGGCGTGCGGTGCGTCGGGTTGCCAGGGTCAGCGGGCGGCGTGGTCAGGTGGGAGGTGCGTCAGGCTGCGGGCATGGGGGGGGGGTGGTCAGGCAGTGGGTCTGGCTGCGGGCAGCGGGGGTCAGGCGGGAA gcgggaggtatGTCGGGCTGCGGGTGGCGGGGGTCAGGTTTACGGTGCGTCAGGTTGTGAGCAGCGGGGTCAGGCGAGCGGTGCATCGggcgggggtggagggagggggggaaGTTCAGGCGTGCAGTGCTTCAGGCGGCTGGGATGAGGCGGGAGGTGGTCGAACTGCAGGCGgggtgggtcaggcgggaggtgctgCGGGCGGCTGGGATGAGGCGTGCGGTGCGTCGGGTTGTAGGCGGGGTCAGGCATGCGGTGCTTCCGGCGGCAGGGGTCAGGCTGGAGGTGCTGCAGACGGCGGGGATCAGGCATGCG AAAATCTGCAGATCATATTCTGTGGGATGGATTCTTCTGAAGACTTGAGAAATCAAAGTGGACACTTAAAACCAGAACTGTCGTTTCTAAGTATGCTGAGTGCTTTCAGTGCAAGAAATTCCTTCAGGAAGACAAGGACTACCAAGCTCTGA